GACAGACAGGTGTGGCCGTGCTGCGCTCAGGATGACATTTGGGTGTGGCCGTGCTGCGCTCAGGATGACAGACAGATGTGGCCGCGCTGCGCTCAGGATGACGCGCTGGTCCGGTCATGGGTCGTACGGAAACTGCCACTGACCACACGCTCAAATGATGTCTGCGAACGCGCGCTCGGCGCGCTTGAAGTACAGGTAGGCCACGACCAGGATGATGATCGACATCACCGTTGACACGCCCAGCAGGCTCCAGTCCGGGGCGCGCCCGTGGGCCACCGCCGAGCGGAAGGCGTCGATGATGCCGACCATCGGGTTCAGCATGTAGATCGGCCAGAGGGCGGCGGGGATCGCGTCGCGGACCAGCGAGAGGGCGTACGACACGGGCGTCAGGTAGAGCCAGACTTGCAGGCCCAGCGTCACGACCGGCGCGATGTCCCGAAACGACACGTGCAGCGCCGACGTGATCAGCGACAGGCCCAGGATCAGCATCACCTGGACCAGCACCAGGACCGGCACCAGGAGCAGCCATGCTGTCGGCGTGATGCCGTACCAGACCAGCATGCCGGCCAGCACCAGCGCCGCCGCCAGGAAGTCCACGAACCGCGCCCCGACCTGCGAGATCACAATCACCTCGCGCGGGAAGTACGTCTTGGTGACCACGCTCCGCTGGCTGACCAGCCCGATGGTCGCCGTGGTCAGGGCGTTGGCCAGGAACGTCCAGGGCACCAGCGCCGTGTAGGAGAAGATCGGGTAGGGCAGGCCGTCGGACGGCAGCCGGGCGAAGCGCCCGAACACCAGGCTGAAGACCACCATGAACGCCAGCGGCTGCACGATGGCCCAGCCGATCCCCAGCAAGGACTGCCGGTAGCGGGCCTTGATCTCGCGCTGCGTCAGGGCAAAGACCAGCTCACGGTACTCCCAGAGCTGGAGCAGCGCGCTCGGGGCGAACCGGGCCTCGCTGTCCACCACCATGATGCGCTTCGGGTGGGCGGCCTGGATCGCCTGCAACGTCTGTGCGCTCACGGGAGGCTCGCCAGCCTGTCCAGGACGAAGGCGGCGACGCGCTCGGCGGACTGGCCGTCTACCCGATGGCAGAGGTCCGTCGCGGCGCGCGCGCGGCCGGCGGCGTCACGGGTCGGATCGTTCAGGTAGGCTGCCATCTCGTCGATCATGGCCGCCGGCGAGGGCGCTACCCGCACCGCTCCGATCTCCACCAGCGGCTTGTAGTGGGTGTACTGGTAGAACCGCTTCGCCGAGTCCAGGAACGGCTTCTCGTCGTGGCCGTCGAAGGCGATGTTCACGACCGGCGTGTCCAGCACCGCCGCCTCGATGGCGATGGTGCTGGCGACGTTGACGATCGCGTCGCTGTGCTTGAGCGTGTTCGCCAGGTGCAGCCGATTGTCGCGGCTCGGGTCCACGTTCGAGCCTTCGGCCACGATGGTCTGCTCGAACGGCTTCTCCACGATCACATCCGGCTGGCCCACGAAGCGCTCGTACTTGCCGATGTCGTCGCGGGGGTGGACGCGCACCAGCAGCTGAGTCGGTCCGCCGAACCGGCCGCTCCGCATCGCCGCCACGATCTCGTCGATCACCACGTCGTGGTAGGTGTACAGGACCGGCGGGATCGTCGTCAGGCTGATCAGCTTCTTGCCAGGATCGGCCCCGATCCGCTGGCAGAACGCCTCGCGGGTCGTGAAGCTGTCCGGGCGAGCGTAGATGTCGAACTGGGGGACGCCCGCCACGCAGACCTGCCCTGGCTTGTACTTGTGGATGGTGACTGCCTGCTGCTTCATCGTCTCGTTCCAGACGGTCAGGCCGGCCACCCGGCGCAGTGGGGCGGTCTTGGTGGTGAAGTGGTCCCAGGAGAGGTCAATCGCCAGGATCGGGACGCCCTCCGCGTCAGCCCGGCCCATCAGCGGACCCTCGCCGAAGTAGATGCCCGTCGTCGGGGTCAGCACCAGGGCCGGCCGCTCCCGCCGAAACAGCGCGTCGTACTTCTTGCCGAGCGTGGCGACGTCCAGCACCTTGAACAGGAACGGCAGCGAGAGTGGCAGCTTCGCGATCGCGCCGAGGGCCAGCCGCACACCGCGCGTCTTGGGCGCATCCAGCCCGCCACGGTCCAGGTAGCGAACCTCGCGGCCAAGCTCTAGCTGCCGCTCGCGAGCCACCCGAATCCGCATGCTCTCCGTGGGCATCGTCTTGACGTACTTCTCCTGGAGAATTCGGATGATGCGGCGCTCGACAAAGCCCGGCTCATGCGGCTGCAATTCGGCGAACGCGACCTTCGGGCCGCCGTGCTCCTCGCGGAAGGCGGCCTCGCGGACCAGTGGCGAGAGGATGACGATCTTGCCGAGCAGCGGCGACTCGCGCAGCAGCCGGAAGACGTCCGTCCGCAGCATGTTCGCGGCGGCCGTCCCGGAGGGGACGCAGAGAAAGACGGTCCTCGGATTGCCCCCCCTCGCCCCTTGAGGGCGAGGGGGCTGGGGGGTGAGGAGTGAACTCCCCGTATCAGCCATGAAAGACCTGGGCTGCCTTTTCAAGCTGCGCGCCGGCGTGGT
The Chloroflexota bacterium genome window above contains:
- a CDS encoding ABC transporter permease, with the protein product MSAQTLQAIQAAHPKRIMVVDSEARFAPSALLQLWEYRELVFALTQREIKARYRQSLLGIGWAIVQPLAFMVVFSLVFGRFARLPSDGLPYPIFSYTALVPWTFLANALTTATIGLVSQRSVVTKTYFPREVIVISQVGARFVDFLAAALVLAGMLVWYGITPTAWLLLVPVLVLVQVMLILGLSLITSALHVSFRDIAPVVTLGLQVWLYLTPVSYALSLVRDAIPAALWPIYMLNPMVGIIDAFRSAVAHGRAPDWSLLGVSTVMSIIILVVAYLYFKRAERAFADII